From Penaeus chinensis breed Huanghai No. 1 chromosome 29, ASM1920278v2, whole genome shotgun sequence:
ATCCAAGTAAAGGCagctctcttcttccacttctataTCCTTGACCTCCACGTCCAGAAGCATAGATTTTGGGGGCAGTCTTAAATCTCTGTTACGAAAGACATATTCCATATTACATTTACTATCCGTTGCTGTTGAGTACTTGTCCATAAACATGGTCACGAAATCATGATCTTTATCAGAAATGTCGTGTAGATTTTCATCATTCTCTGAATTTCCATCACTACTCTCCTTAACCAAGCTGGACAATTCACTCAAACTACTACAGACACTTCTATCATCCTCTTCTTTGTTATGATGCTGAACTTCCAGATCACACAGTACATCTGTCTTTGACTTTTCGTGGTTGTTGATGGTTTCATAGTTGCTGTATGCATAAGGATTACTTGATAACAACAACTTCCTCCGGGCTACAGCAGCTGGAAGACGTAAATCAAGAGGTGAAGTTTCTTCTAAGATCAAATTGGCGGAGGAAGCCTCCGTATGAAGTCTTGGCGTCATGACTAACTGTCCATGCTGTCCAGGAACGGACTGTTGATCATTAAAAGACCCGTTATTTACCAAAAAGTCGACTGGTGGCAGTATTTTCGAACTCGACGACTCTGATGTTACGCCTAACTGTCCAAGGGGATCATCAGCAATGGACTGGCTACCATTCAAAAGCCAGTCATCTATGTCAGGAGAGTCGTCTGATGCCTTGGCCTTTGGTTTGTATCCCTTCTTGGCTTCTTGACTGACCGTATTTGCTGCTTTGGGCTTGATGATCACATTCTTGTAGACGTAGATCTGGGCTCCCTGCTTGCCCCGGCGACACTTTCTGTTTGGGAATCTTGACTTCAAAATCTTTCCAaactgaaaaagagaagagagaatcacATGAAAAATGCAAGTTGTAGGTCATCTAAACACAAGTAAGAATGCATTTCAACAAAAGGGGTATCGTTAAAGTGACTGTCATCATGATTTGTTCCTAATTATCttgacttattattatctttttgtttatattacttCAATCTAATATAATTCCTCAGATTATCATCAGCCTTCTTAGATAATACCAAACGAACTGAGCTGCTTTCATGTCCACTTAACTCGTCTTTTCTGTTAACACGAGACTAGTTCCAACCTGATTCCGAGTTTTAACATCCTGTTTTATACATATTCAGAACCATCTCAAAAATAAGTCCTACACACCTGGGCTATATCCAGGTAGTGCTGGGGATTATCCTTCAAGTAGGCATTGTAAAGGACGTAGACGGGAGTGACCTCGCCTTCCTTCTCGTCCAAACTTTCTAGGATCCATTTCTTGCAAACTGAGCGCCACATGCGACTGTATTCACTGTGGGTGCCGAAGCATAATGGTGTGGTTaacatttgtaaataaaataaacaaataataagtaaataaacatttgtagatatataaataaataaacgaaaattaaaaattaataagtaaatcaaCATTTGTagctatataaattaataaacgaaAGATAATTTAATTGTTAAAagaataaattacaaaaaaatcaagaggctctgaaatccatttttttctttatggttgTATGCATTCtgtcctctttattttcccttatttctgGTTGCCTCGATTTGTCCAGAGTGTTAATCTATTTGCTATtttttctcataatcattatcaacatcactatcgtcatcatcattaacactgttactattagtattatcattattactattaataacatcatcatatgGTCACAAAATATATTTTGACCTGAAGCATTATATATTTTCTGTCCAACGGTTATGATCACAACAAGCTGTTCAAGATAAAGGTCCTTGGCGATGAATTATCCATTATAACAAAAGTTTAAACCAAAAAATGCCTGAAATATGTCTTAACTAACTCACTGGATCCATCAGCGtagaccaacccccccccccccaccccaattcGATGCAACTTTTCCtaacttttatcttttccttctgtaTCTTCCCCACActtctattacccccccccccccccccagtacctCTCTCCCGCATAAAGACATTCCAAACCGCCTCCAAGCTCATCTCGTTTGAGTCTTTGTGATCGAAGTTCCAAGCCTTCGAGTAAGCATAATGAATGTTCATGTCCGTAAACCGCCGCCCATTCCTACTTCCctctaaaagtttatatatatatatatatatatatatatatatatatatatatatatatttatatatatatttatttatgtatatatatatatatatatatataaataaatctgtgtgtgtgaacatatatttacataaatatatacatatatatacatatatataaatatatatacatatatatatatatatacttatacatatatatgcttatatatacacttaaatatacatatatacatatatttatacatacatgtatacatatgtacgtgtatacacacacatagagatagatagataaatagatagatagatagatacctatatatatctatctatctagctatctacctataatgtaaatataatgtatatatgtgtgtgtgtgtgtgtgtgtgtgtgtgtgtgtgtgtgtgtgtgtgtgtgtgtgtgtgtgtgtgtgtgtgtgtgtgtgtgtgtgtctgtgtgtgtgtgatatatatatatatatatatatatatatatatatatatatatatatatatatatattatataatataatataatataatataatataatataatataatataatataatatatatataatgcacatatatatatatatttatacacacacacacacacacacacacacacacacacacacacacacacacacacacacacacacacacacacacacacacacacatatacattatatttacattatagctagctagctagatataggtatacatctatatactatatatctatatatatatatatatatatatacacacaatatgtatgtgtgtgtgtgtgtgtgtgtgtgtgtgtttatataaatagatacatgcatacatctttacgtacatgcatacatacatacatatatacatacatacatacatatatatacatacacactcacatacatacatacatacatacatacatacatacatacacacatacatacatacatacatacatacatacatacatacatacatacatacatacatatatatatatatatatatatatatatatatatataaacaaacacagtacAAACCCTTATATCACTACTGATCCATCTATTTTGTACATTTGTATCTATGCAGCACGCATATTTAGCCCTAAAATGGCTTTCAAAATCTTGTCACAACACACAGAACATGACCGCGCTTGAAACCGTTTGCCGACTGCCCAATATTTTGCAAACATGCTTCCAGACTCTTCCTACCTCATGACAAAAGCGTCATCACTGACACCTGACACTTATTGCGAGATATTTATGTTGTTCCGTGTGTAAGAACCCTGTTTCTTCTCTCCGTTGGATCTGAATCGCTCTGTTGACGAACGCGATCTGAGCTGGGACGCTGCCTGTGGCTCTCAGAACACGTACTGATCCCGTAGAAGAGATAGCTTTGAATAATGGTGTAATACTTAAAGTTCTGTGACTGTTTTTCGTCTAGGTTaggttcattatatattttttttttttacgtttttattctgtcttgatctttctcgttctctctctttattatttttttttcttttattcttcgttGTGTGTTTACTGAGACGTTGATCGTGTCGTGAGTTGGTCAATATTCGTTCGGATGCGGAGAGCGGAAACGTATtgtgctcctccctcctcctctcacctctttcgctctctctctctcttgttacatatatacatatatacatacatacatatatatatatatatatatatatatatatatgtgtgtgtgtgtgtgtgtgtgtgtgtgtgtgtgtgtgtgtgtgtgtgtgtgtgtgtgtgtgtgtgtgtgtgttggtgtgtgtgtatacatacatacatacatacatatatatatatatatttatgtatatatatatacatatatatatgtatatatatatgtatatatgtgtatatatatgtgtgtatatatatatatatatatatatatatatatatatttgtgtgtgtgtgtgtatacacatatataaatatatatatatatatatatatatatatatacatatatatgtgtatatatatacatatatacacacattatatatatgtttgtgtgtgtgtgtgtgtgtgtgtgtgtgtgtgtgtgtgtgtgtgtgtgtgtgtgtgtgtgtgtgtgtgtgtgtgtgtgtgtgtgtgtgtgtgtgtgtgtgtgtatatatatatatatatatatatatatactgtgtatatatatgtaaacacacacagacacacatacacagatataaatatatatatatatatatatatatatatatatgtgtgtgtgtgtgtgtgtgtgtgtgtgtgtgtgtgtgtgtgtgtgtgtgtgtgtgtgtgtgtgtgtgtgtgtgtgtgtgtgtgtgtgtgtgtgtgtacaaacatatatatatatatatatatatatatatatatatatatatatatatatatatatacatatatatacatatttaaatatatatgtatttttacatatatatatatatatatatatatatatatatatgtgtgtgtgtgtgtgtgtgtgtgtgtacacagatatcattacatatatatatatatatatatatatatatatatacatatatatatatatacacatatatatatatatatatatttatattgtgtgtgtgtgtgtatacacagatataaatatatatatatacatatatatacatatatatatacatatatataaatatacatatacacattatatgtatatatatgtatatatatatatatatatatatatatatatatatatatataatgtgtatatatacatatacatatacatatatatgcaaacatatacatatatatatacatacatatctatacatacatacatacacacacacacgtgtgtatgtttgtgtatgtgtgtgtgtgcgtgtgtgcgtgtgtgcgtgtgtgtgtgtgtgtgtgtgtgtgtgtgtgtgtgtgtgtgtggtgtgtgtgtgtgtgtgtgtgtgtgtgtgtgtgtgtgagtgtgtgtgtctgtttgtgtgtgtgtgtgtgtgtgtatgtgcatgattatatataaatatatatatatatatatatatatatatatatatatatatatatatatactgtatatatatatgtatacatacaggcacacatatacacagatatatatatatatatatatatatatatatatatactcatacatacatatatatatatatatatatatatatatatatatatatgtatatatatatatatatatatatatatatatatttgtacgagtgtgtatatatgtgtatatatatatatatatatatatatatatatatatatatatatatatatatatatatgtatatacatgtgtgtgtgtgtgtgtgtgtatatatttatatatatatatatatatatatatatatatatgtatatatatacatatatatacatatatatacatatatatatgtatatatatatatatatatatatatatatatatatatatatatatatatatatataatgtgtatatatacatatacatttatatatatacatataatacatatatatacatataatacatatatatgcaaacatataatacatatctatacatacatacatacacgcgtgtgtgtgtgtgtgtgtgtgtgtgtgtgtgtgtgtgtgtgtgtgtgtgtgtgtgtgtgtgtgtgtgtgtgtgtgtgtgtatgtgtgtgtgtgtgtgtgtgtgtgtgtgtccgtgtatgtgttactttatacacagacacggtttatcaaaatatctatggaaaataataaaaaagattataAGGAATTGTGAAGCATATTTCAATAAAATCTGACCCTGTTATAATGTGGtataacacaatttttttttcaatttacttcAGTGATAAGGATATTAGTACTGATGTTGCTGTTGATAATACTAGTggcgatagtgataacgatggtaatatttaaaataacagatatgttaataataatgataaagatgaacgtaataacaataataatggtagaaataatgattatggtattagtaatgataataacaatgatgatatgaataagaataagaattatcattattatcattattattattatgatacaaataattattacaataacgataataatggtaataataataataataataataataataataataataataataatgataattatgataatgataatattaacaataacaataatagctataataacaacaataataataatagtaataataataatagtaataataataataatagtaataataataatagtaataataataataataataataataataataataataataataataacaacaacaacaacagcaatgttaataactataatattaataataacaacaataataacaataatgatgataacaggaatacaaataatagacaaGATAACAACAATTCAAAAAGCAAAATTGCACCATTGCAGATTGCCCTTATCAACACGACGAAAACGGCTGATACAAATGCAATACGCAATCACAAATTCCTGCTAGGCACAGTCATTTGCAACTTCCTGAGATAAATAGTTGCAGTCATTATTTGGATGAACGGAGATTGCactctgtccgtgtgtgtgtgtgtgtgtgtgtgtgtgtgtgtgtgtgtgtgtgtgtgtgtgtgtgtgtgtgtgtgtgtgtgtgtgtgtgtgtgtgtgtgtgtgtgaggaaatacgaaaagaagtagaagtaaaagaaggagaaggagacgaaaaagaagaagaagacgacgaagaagaagaagaagaagaagaagaagcttaaAAGCTCTATCGCTGTTGATAAGAACTTAATCCAAGACGGACATGTCGAGACCGTGTTTATCTCggtgtctccccctctcctccccctcccccccccccagcacacacactcccccccccccccgactgatAATAAAAACGTTTAGCAAAATGTGATAACTTCTAAAAACCCCAACGCCATTTATCTCACTCTTGGgttacccagagagagagagagagagagagagagagagagagagagggagagagagagagagagagagagagacagagacagagagagacagagagagagagagagagagagaaagagagagagagagagagagggagagagagagagagagagagagagagagagagagagagagagagagagagagagagagagagagagagagagaggagagagagagagagagagagagagagagagagagagagagagggagagagagagagagagagagggagagagagagagagagagagagagagggagagagagagagagagagagagagggagagagagagagagagacagagatagagagagagggagagagagagagagagagaaagagagaaagagagagagagagagagagagagaaggagagagagaaggagagagagagagaaggagagagagaatgaaggcgagagagaatgagagagaaaaggagagagagagagaaggagagagagaaggagagagagagagaaggagagagagagaaggagagagagagagaaggagagagagaatgagagagataaggagagagagagagaaggagagagagagaaggagagagagagagaaggagagagagaaggagagagagagataaggagagagagagaaggagagagagagaaggagagagataatgagagagataaggagagagagagagagagagagagagagagagagaaggagagagagagaaggagagagagagagaaggagagagagaatgagagagataaggagagagagagagaaggagagagagagaaggagagagagaaggagagagagagagaaggagagagagaaggagagagagagagaaggagagagagaaggagagagagagaaggagagagagagaaggagagagataatgagagagataatgagagagataaggagagagagataaggagagagagagaaggagagagagagataatgagagagataatgagaaagataaggagagagagagagaatgagagagagaatgagagagagaatgaagagagagaatgagagagagagagagaaggagagagagagaaggagagagagaatgaaagagataaagagagagagagagaaggagagagataatgagagagagaatgagagagagagagagaaggagagagagagaaggagagagagagagaaggagagagagaatgagagagataaagagagagagagagaaggagagagataatgagagagagaatgagagagagagagaaagagagagagataaggagagagagagagagagagagagagagagagagaaggagagagagagaaaaggagagagagagaaaaggagagagagagaaaaggagagagagagaaaaggagagagaggagaagagacgtaaATAGGCAGAGGATCGCCTCGTTTTATGGGCTGCTGTTGGAAGCCTCGATCTGACTATGCTTTACtcgctagggggggggggttactttctatacgtgcatatatgtattatatctatctgtgtgtgtgtgtgtgtgtgtgtgtgtgtggttgtgtgtgtgtgtgtgtgtgtgtgtgtgtgtgcacgtatgaatGCAGCTTGACTCTATTGTATggatttaatattatatttaagtTATATAGTTATACTGTGTACTATACTGCATATTCTGTACATTTCCCcctaaaaacataaaataaaaaaattgttctGGCTTTCTGTAACAGCCTTTCTGTGAATCCGTTTCGATGTGAAACCGTTTCCTGGGGGCGGGAAGATTTGTAAACAGATATTAAAATaggatttttttcccctgtttcctCATTTTTCCTCGCGCCTGAACACCGTAGCAAAATGGGGGTACTGGACAATGCACGTGACTATAACAGGAAagactcctcactctctctctctcctctctctcactcttcttctcactctctctcctctctctttctctcccccatcttctctctctccgctctcctctctctctccactctcctctctctcctctctctctcactctctctccgtctcctctctctctctcacatcctctctctcttttccctcacttttcttctcctccccctctcttttctctcctctctcgtctctctcatcccctcttcttctctctctcctctcacttctcccttttgctcctctctcttctctatctcctctctctctcagtctctctccactcctctctcatccccactctcaccactctctccacttccactctctcttttctgtcctctctctctctcatccactcttctcctctctctcctctctcctctctcctctctctctcccttttctcctctcttctctctcctctctcctcctctctctctcctctctcctctctctctctctctccactctggctcctctctctctcctctgtctctctttttctctctttttctttcttctatctatctctcttttttctctcccctctctcaaaactttctctcctctctctcatctcctctctccctctcctctctctctcttttcttctctcctctcctccttctctccctccctcctcatctctcttctctctctctctctctcttctttctctctctctctccttctccgtctctctctcccgtcccccatctccttctcatcttaatcgttctcctcttctctcttcattttctctcctcacctctctttcttctttgcctcCCTTTGGTTTGAGCCTCTCTCTCAAATTCCTTCACGACTTCACTCTCCCGTCCGACTGACATTGCCCGCGTGCGTTAGACTAGGGAAAATAAAAGGTACGAATAGAAAAGGTACCGTTCAAGATCTCTACAACCCGATCTCTACCGTCCTCTCCTCAAGCAAAAACTAGCCTCTAAATCCCCGTCTCCCAACTCCGACTCACCGGGCATAGCGTCagctccccccccactcctcccaccagatccaccctctccttctgttACCTAGGTCTCTACATCCCCAGCTGAAGACGCCACACTCCTTCTCCCGCAACGCTCTCGTTCGCCTttcacgtctccctctctcctctttcccctcttcgtctcctctcctcttcgtcctcatcctcGTCTCTCGAAACTCCTCTCTCAGCTCTCCGCGTAAAAGCTCGGTCACTACTACGTAGTCGAAGCGGTATTGGGTGCACGAGATCCAATCAAACTTCGGCTCACTtccgtctcccctctcgccctcccagtCTCCTGATTGCTCGTCGCGAacaatctctcctctcatccaatccctcttccctccgtgctccagttccctctctctccctccaagatCCTCCAacgcgctctcctctctctcctctcatctcctaccCACCTagctctcccgccctccctccctccttcctgcctctctctctcttccacaactcctctcgtttctctctctctctctctacctctctcgtcttctctcgtccgactctctctcgtctctcgtcctctcttgtTCCGTCTCTCTCGGACAACCGAGCCAGCAATCACGATGCGTAATCTCGACATCGAGTAGACACGGAATTCTCTACGCTCACGGAGCATCACATCACGCCACGGCAATCGTCTCTTCAATCCGtcaatctctctcgtctctcctctcgttccttttgttccgtcccccccccccccccccccttctctgtcatcaattctcacacactctctcctccatcccttcccgcACGTACCGCTTCCCGCCATTCCCATACCCGACGTCCCttaatcctctctcctcccaccttccttcctccccttgcctccttccctttcccaacttaccttcccctccccctcgttctctctgtctctctttcatcccaaTTTTCCCGAAACCCGTTCTCCCGATTTTCCCCCCCCTGAAAccgtctcctgctctctcccctgactcgtccctccctgccctctctctcgtctctacctctctctcctctctcaccgcCCGGCTCGTATCATCtactccgcctcctctctctctctcgattacccgctctcttctctcttccccctctctctcggtcacACGACAACGTCTCGTCTCACGTCTTCCTCGCTCGTctcgtctcctcgtctctccGAGAACATCCTCACATCTACTCTcgtcctgtctgtctctcattctcctccgtcGCCTCAATCTCTTCTTAAAGTTCCTCTCACTCATcatcttctctctactcttctcacccctccctctctccttctgaacCCTCCAACTCTCCTTACCATCTTCAGTCAGAGAGGAGAACTTGACCGGAACCTGTGGAGGGAATGGCAAAATGGCAAAAAGGTGCAACCTCCATCTACAAGGGCCAACGGTGCCGCATTAAGGGTTCCATCGCCCGCGTGGTTTCTTCAGGACGTTACAGCCTGCTGTCTTCTAATCTCTCAAAACAAAGGTAATTCAGATCAAGGCCCTTGCGactaaaaaaaaaaccatatGTTGACGACTgactctgtctatttctatctagtCTATGTTATTCACGCCATCGCTTTGCGGTTGTTCACTCGTTCGCTCCCAAGCCCGGAGTGAGATGGGGGCGCGTGCGTTTAGAAAGGTCGTCTTCCAGACTAGGAAAATAAGGTACGGCACGgacgcctctttttttttttttttttttttttttttttttttgtcaacagaGAGGTgctgtttgttttgattttttctttgtttttcattgtgtctttgtctgtctgtctgtctgtctgtctgtctctgtctctctttctcgctttctttttctttcccgctttctttttctctttctctctttctctttctttccctctttctctttctctgtttatcgctttacctttctttctctttctctttctctctctctttctctctctctctctctctctctctctctctctctctctctctctctctctctctctctctctctctctctctctctctctctctctctctctctctctctctctctctctctctctctctctctctctctctctctctctctctctctctctctctctctctctgatatgatTAGTGACATaaaccagatgatattttaatacagtggtaatagcacagcccttcaggaaggtatgtaacactaatgtttgactgatggccctctacacttatagaagcacagtcagtttggatagatgctttggtattttACCCTGACTTTTTGCAatgcatgtacactgttctgtaaataaatgttatcaaatcaaatcaaatctctctctctatcatcattatcatcatcgtcattattattatcactattattattattactattattattattattattattattattattattattatcactgttattattgatgctataattattattgcaattaatattattagtagtagtagtagtatcattattgttattatatttattatttatattattatcatcattattattattattattattattattattactatcattataattgatattattattatcattatcattaccattgtttatattactactaatactatcactattacaattattatcatcacaacagaattataattattatcagtgttattatcatcattattgttgtcattacaatcatcattcccaatatcatcaccattattgttattactattattattattatttttattatcatcatcatcatcatcactatttttattactactattattaataacattattaatataattatcactataattatcactatttttattattattatcattattattactgttatcattatcatcattatcactattattattatcaatactactattgtttattgtgtgtgtgtgtttatgtatatatacgtagatatatccatatgtatatgtatatgtaggtacatatgtatatgtaaatatatatgtatatatatatatatatacattcatgtatgtatatgcgtgtgttactgtatgtgtgtgtatgtgtttgtgtacgtgtgtgtgtgtgtgtgtgtgtgtgtgtgtgtgtgtgtgtgtgtgtgtgtgtgtgtgtgtgtgtgtgtgtgtgtaaatataagtgcAGCCCTCACAATGCAGTGAGAAGATATGATTCCATTTTCTTAGGAGCAATAACCTTAGCCTACTTCACACTTAAAAGTACATCATGGTTGTTTTGTTTCTGTAGTATTAAACCATTATACCATatggtttatgtatatgtatatacatacatatatatataatataccatattatcttgaggtgtgtatatgtatatatgtgtgtgtatatatgtatatatatatatatatatatataaacatatatatatattatatatatatttatatatatatacatatatgtctatgtgtgtgt
This genomic window contains:
- the LOC125040650 gene encoding uncharacterized protein LOC125040650, with protein sequence MVKFRAFIRKYAGSDPRVSEHCKGEKEPGSSLGEYSRMWRSVCKKWILESLDEKEGEVTPVYVLYNAYLKDNPQHYLDIAQFGKILKSRFPNRKCRRGKQGAQIYVYKNVIIKPKAANTVSQEAKKGYKPKAKASDDSPDIDDWLLNGSQSIADDPLGQLGVTSESSSSKILPPVDFLLL